In the Malania oleifera isolate guangnan ecotype guangnan chromosome 1, ASM2987363v1, whole genome shotgun sequence genome, one interval contains:
- the LOC131159645 gene encoding uncharacterized protein LOC131159645: MASPVVDCAAPIRGADMEEDEEELFEINLEAVNGIPPPPPHHHNHRREPCSSTVASAAANNYVLLANCLLPVADVSNAVPTAEDRNALSFKGGSNFLLVSAAPMPVDVCSSLLRGILVCSGREPKRDLLINYMN; this comes from the coding sequence ATGGCTTCTCCCGTCGTGGATTGCGCAGCACCAATCCGAGGAGCGGACAtggaagaagacgaagaagagcTCTTCGAGATCAATCTGGAGGCCGTCAACGGCATCCCTCCGCCGCCGCCCCACCACCACAACCACCGCCGCGAACCCTGTTCGAGCACTGTCGCCTCCGCCGCTGCTAATAATTACGTGCTTCTGGCCAATTGCTTGCTACCGGTGGCGGATGTTTCCAACGCGGTTCCGACGGCGGAGGATCGCAATGCGTTGTCGTTTAAGGGAGGAAGTAATTTTCTTCTGGTTAGTGCGGCGCCAATGCCGGTGGATGTTTGCTCTTCCCTTCTTCGAGGGATTCTGGTTTGCAGCGGAAGGGAACCAAAGCGTGACTTGTTGATTAATTACATGAATTGA